Genomic segment of Colletotrichum destructivum chromosome 5, complete sequence:
CATAAGCCTCTTAGCGTTGACTCCGACAGCTCGCAGAGAACTCGTGACGGGATCAGACACAAGAAACCTGTTCCTCGGACCCgggccctcgtcgtctcggtAGTTGTACCACACGTGGTAAAGCACGGGCATGGCACTCTTCTTGGTTCTGAAGTTGCCGTTCCTGATGCTCTGAGCGAGCTTGGCAGTCCATGGGAACGGGCCCGTTGTGGAGCCGCTCACACGGAACATCTTGAGCTGagcgcgggcgacgagctggatCCAGGGCTGCGATGAAGCAATGGCGGGCTTGTTGCCTCTCCgttggacgacgacgtggtaCACGTCTCGTTCTGACAATTCATGCTTCCGCTTGCAGTCGTCCCAGCCGTGTCTCTTGTCGTTGCAGAGAGGACATCCCGAGACGAATCCGTTCTTGTCCATAAAGATGCAGTCGATGAGGCGATGTCCGAAATGACCACAGCTGCCGCATCTTGCCGACTCAAGTTAGCCTTCCACAGATTCTCTTCCGTTTGTGACTACGAAATCCGCGTCTCGTTCAGAAAGCGTGATCTCGAAGTGGAAAGGCGGAGAGCTCCGGGGCGGGGATACGATACCCCAAAATGGTGTAACCTGGCTCGATGCCGTATCCCCAACCCCGTCTCCTCCTGGCAGCGTGGCATCTCTTGCGCCTTCGCGTTGCTTAGATTTGTGGGCATGAAGGTGTACTGGGAGATTCTGAGAGTTTTTCTTGGGCTCAACGTCGGCAGCAAGTTGACGTTGGGTGCGGGTTCGGGCTCGATCACCGATTCGATTCAGGCTGTGGACTTTCTTGAAGGTGCTCCGAGGGTCGCCTTTGGAAGGTTCTCTGGGCATCTTTTGGGGATGCTGCACTTGAAGACCGTTTTGGAGAAGCAGAATCTTTTGGAGAGGCCGCTGGTGTGTCAGAACTTGCGAGTTGGCATTTGAGCCCTGGCCATGGCTTTTTTGTTCTTGTCGAGTGGCAGTGCTAGTTTGGGTTGGCTGAGAGTAAGACAGCAACTGAGTGTTGGTAAGCTGGCTTTGGCGCAATGAAGCATCAATAGCCTTTGCTATAGGCATTTTAATTTGAAGCTGCTTCACAGCATTGTTGGGATCTCCTGGCAGCAACGCTGCTGGGTCATGAAGAAGCACTGTACCATAATTGGATGCGTTGTTGTTTGTGTTGTGCTGCAGAAGATGACGTTCAGCATTAGTAGCAACAATGCTGGCAGTATTACCAGGCATATTCTTTTGATGCGCTCGTTGCTCAAGCTCGTCACGTCTTGCTTCAGCCTTCATTAGCTCTTTCTGGagttcctcctcctcttggcGCTCAAGCTCCGCAATCTTGACAAGAGCCTTTTGCAGTTTAATAGAAACGTCGGCCTCAGAGGGGCTGCGTTGCTGAACTCGCTTCCTGTCTTGGTGAGTGATCTGGCTGATGCTATCAAAAAGCTCTACCATTTCTCTTTCGCGTTTTTGGATGGTGACCTGGGATCGATTATACCCTCTGGCATCCCTAGACATCTGTGTCCCAGGAAGTGCCATGATCAGGCGGCGCTTTCACCTGCAATTAGAGTTAGTGGAGACGATCCTGGGGCAATAACTATAATACTTGAAGCATGTATAAATTTAAGATGAGTTCCTGGAGCAAAAGTGAGGCCGAGGGTTGGGTTAAGAAAGGTGTGTAGGAATAGAATGGCAAGCAGCCGATGAGGCCCAGCGGTTGGGTTTTATATAGACCAGGCTAGTGGAGAAACCCAAGAGGtcaagagcagcagccacGATGAATCACATGGTGCTCAAAGTGGTTGGACTTTGAATAAAGCACACTCACTCAATCACGTCTTGCTAAGATCGCTAGCTGAGGGCATTCAGGAGCGTGTGCGTATGTTAAACTTGTCAATCTAAAATCCAATGACCTTCAAAATGGTCAAGTAGCAACAAAAGTTGTATTGGAAGCACTTTATAGAGAGGGGGGTTTCCTAGGCTTCAGGCAAACTCATCTCATAATGAAGCTAAAGACTTCTGGACACTGAAGTCCAAGCCAAGCTGCATCTGCTGGTGACGGAATACTCGACGCTGTCCCAGTCCAGGTGAAGAATACGAGTGGTCACTTGACAACTCAAAAGATCCTTCAAGCAGACCATAAGGACCATAAGCACAGAAAAGCAGGAGTGAATGTCCAGAGCTCAACCCTACGAGCTCAGAGTGGATTTGGAACTGCCTTGGCAGATTCTGCCAGTCTCTTTACCACTTGGTGTTGCGGTTGAATTGAAAGTTCCTGATTAGGGACACACGTATCTAAATTTCAACCCGTCACTGGACAGGGGCCAAGAGAACAGAGTATAATCACTGGTCAGTACAGTCAGCCCATGGAATTTAGCATACGGTCCCCAGGTTGTTTCGGAAGAAATCCTGAGTCCGGATTGAACCAAGGGGGTATCATTGTAGTGTCGTCCTCAGCTCAGCCATTTCTCGGCCTTATTGGGTATAAGTCTCCTGAGCACATCAATCTGCCGCGCCTGCGCCTTGTGCTTGAGGTCTGCAACTCCTCGTCTGTCCGTCCGTCGCTGGCCGTTGGAGTACACGACCGTGTAGTCTGGGATCTTCTCGCCGGGCTTGACCACGGTCAGGGGTGATATCGTGCAGTTCTGCGGGCAGTCAGACTCTCTCCACTCATCATAGGAAACGGCAGACCAACCTTGCCAATGACGGCACCACCCCCTATCCGAGATCGAACTCCGACGACGGTATCTGTCCCAATCTCCGTGCCGCCAGCTTGAATAACCGAGCCAACTTCTACGACCACGTAGTCTCCGAGAAGAACACCTCCGCTGGCATCGTCGTTGCCAACCGCGCCAATGTGGGTTCGCTCGTGGATGATGCACCGTCGCCCAATCAGGATGCTGCCGTTGGTAGATTCAAGCTTGGATCGTGGGTGTAGAACGCTTTCGGATTGAATCGTGATCGAGTGGGTTCCGACAAGAATGGCGCTGTCAGCGACGGTGAGAGACGAAGAGAAGTTGACTGGCGGTCGCGGGCCGGTGTTGGAGACGGCGGGCAGCATAGAATGCCGCTTGCTAGACGACATGGTGACGACGTGTATACTGGGTTGCTCCACCCCTGAAGATTTGATACGCACAAGGTGAATGTTACATGCTTGGTGAAGATGACAACGCGGGACCGAGCTCGTGCTCCGAAGGCCGTCTTCGATGTTAGtgacgggatgggatgggaggTGCGCCTGCCGTTTCGTGGGGCAATTGCGCCGGCCGTCGATAGCTGCTACGACACATAACCCCGGTTGATGCATGGAGCAGCATCACGTGATCTTTTAGCTGACAAACGGCCCGCATTGGCCAATCAACGCCAATTGGAAATAAGCATCATCGACTTGGTGCAGCAGAGCTTCGTTCCACGACGGCGAATTCCTCCGACCGACACCCTCCATCCACCACCAAACACCACCCCCAACGCCCACGATGGCTACTCCACGGCGGTTACCCGCGCAGGCCGCGCAGGCTGCGCGAAACTTTGCGACGGTTCGAACATACGGCGGCCTCAAGGATCAGGACCGCATCTTCCAGAATCTCTACGGTCGGCTGCCCCCGAcgctggcctcggcgaagaagatgggcgATTGGCACAAGACGAAGGAGATCATTCTTAAGGGACACGACTGGATCATCAGCGAGGTCAAGGCCTCGGGTCTCCGTGGCCGTGGAGGCGCCGGTTTTCCCTCGGGACTGAAATGGGTAGGTTGCCACCTTGCAGGCTGCTGAACAATTGCCGCGGCACAATCAAGGGACAGAAGAACGGGGACAACGGGCTAACGCAACTGGCACCCCGTGCAGTCGTTCATGAACTTCAAGGATTgggacaaggacgacaagcCCAGATACCTGGTCGTCAAcgccgatgagggcgagCCCGGAACCTGCAAGGACCGCGAGATCATGCGAAAGGACCCCCACAAGCTCATCGAGGGatgcctcgtcgccggccgagcCATgaacgccaccgccgcctaCATCTACATTCGCGGCGAGTTCGTCCaggaggccgccgtcctccaaAACGCCATCAACGAGGCATACAAGGATGGTCTGATCGGCAAGAACGCATGCAACTCGGGATACGACTTCGATGTCTTCATCCACCGCGGTGCCGGTGCCTACGTCTGCGGTGAGGAGACGTCCCTCATCGAGTCCCTCGAGGGCAAGCCCGGAAAGCCCCGCCTCAAGCCTCccttccccgccgccgtcggtcTCTTCGGCTGCCCGTCGACCGTCGCCAACGTTGAgaccatcgccgtcgcccctACCATTTGCAGACGTGGTGGCAACTGGTTCGCCGGCTTTGGACGCGAGCGTAACCAGGGAACCAAGCTCTACTGTATTTCCGGTCacgtcaacaaccccgttaccgtcgaggaggagatgtCGATACCCCTGCGCGAGCTCATCGACAAGCACTGCGGCGGTGTCCGTGGTGGCTGGGACAACCTTCTGGCCGTTATCCCTGGTGGATCCTCCACGCCCATCCTGCCCAAGAGTGTCTGCGACAACCAGCTCATGGACTTCGACGCCCTGAAGGACAGCCAGTCCGGTCTGGGTACTGCCGCCGTTATTGTCATGGACAAGAGCACCGATGTTGTCCGGGCCATCAGCCGTCTCTCCCACTTCTACGCCCACGAGTCCTGCGGCCAGTGCACGCCCTGCAGAGAGGGTAGCAAGTGGACGGACCAGATCATGAAGCGCTTCGAGAAGGGCCAGGGCCGGCCACGCGAGATCGACATGCTTCAGGAGCTCACCAAGCAGGTTGAGGGCCACACCATTTGCGGTATGTATTCGTCCATGACGTCAACGATTTCCAGCGCTAACACCTCTGTCTTGTAGCTCTTGGTGAGGCTTTCGCCTGGCCTCTTCAGGGTCTCATCAGACATTTCCGTcccgagctcgagaagagAATGGAGGAGTACGCCGCGcagaacggcggcgccaacgcctTGGGTGGTGGCTGGGCGCCTGATGCCCGGGCTCAGGGCAAGTTGGTTTCGCCAGGACAGTAAAAGGCCGAGGTTTTTGCATGCTGCTTTGTAGACTGGCGCCTGAGGGCTTGTATATATTAGTATCGTACATTAGCAGAGCCCTTAATGTGCCGGAGTTCATTTGTTCACGACAATTCTTCGCTGAACCATGGGTGCCATCGGTGATGAATCTGTGAATTTTCTCCACTCATCATGGTCGGGTTGTTTACTGTCACAGATGCAAATCATGGGCGGGAAATTTGCGGTCTTGAGAATGATTGACATGCATTCTTCAATGTCTAGATTTCGGCGTTaagtccccccccccccaaaaaaaaatGTTATCCAATGAGGCCATCGGATTTCTCAGcttgccctccccccccctttccttctGGGGTGCTGCAACAACCAGGATCATCTCGGCCGACATATCCGGACAAGACGCTCAGTTTCATGCTGCTGGCTGGACCCGACCCCGATTCAAAGAACctccgaggacggcggaTGGAGCGGTTCTTTGtcacgacgccgacctctGACCGCCCCCCGTCCGTCGTTCAACATCAAATTCCTCCACACCCCCGCGGCCGGTCGGAACACCAGCGCATTCGGGACCCGATTTCATTGTATCATTATCTATTTGGAACTCGGTCGCGAGCATTTCTTATTCTTGGtctattcttttttttctctttcgcTCGGGGGTACCTCTCTTGCTTTGGAAAATGACTTCGTTCGGATATGATCAGTTCGTGGCCTTCGGATCCGACAGTGGTAAGTTAATCTCACCCCATTGGCCTCATCCTTCGCATTCCCCCATTCCCGTTCGTTTATGCCAGGACCGACAGCCGGTcactcttcttcctctgATGAGTTGCCGAGCTGTTGGAACATTACGCATATCGGCTGGCGCACCTATTGCTCACCCAGCCCCCTTCACTGCCCTCTTTCACCACTCACTCTCATCTTTACATGACACTGACGCGATCACAGCCGGGCTCGAACGCATTCTTCGCGGCCTCCAAGCCCTCACCGCGATCTTCAGCGCGTACCCGTCCctcgtctccctcctcctcctggcccCGGGCGCTCCGTATTCGcccctcctcgaggccctcggccCGTTACGGGGCCATCTGAACCTGACCCGCCGCTTCATCCGCTTCTTCTGGTTCCTCAACTCCTTTGGCGCGTCGTACAACCTCTACACCTCcaccccgtcgtcgtcgtcaccggccCCCCCACAGAGTAAaaatggcggcggcgtcgccgttggcctcgagACATGGCTCGACATCCTCCGGTTCACTCTCCTCGGTCTCTACGGCGGCCTTGAGTCCCTGACGCTGCCGGACCTGCTGGGCGTCCCCCGACTGGAGttcttcggcgccgagcgcacggcggcgctcaacgtcgaggcccagcgGTTCTGGCTGCTCGCGCTGGCGTGCGGCGTGCTGGCGAACCTGACACGGATGCTCAAGGCGTTTGCGTACGCGCCCGTGCCGCAGCACGGGCACGGGTACGGCACCGGTGAGGAGGTCGGGAAGGACGGGGACAAGAatgccgaggagaagaagaaagacgGGGAGAAGCaggacggagacggcggggAGCCGCTGGATTGGGAGGCGGAGCGTGCTCGTCTCAGGGCCATTGTGGTTAAGAGgcgggaggagaggaagaggtggaGGCGGCACGTGGCCTTCCAGGTCAAGTCGCTCGGGCGGAAGGTCTTCTCGGACTCGTTGGACTGCCTCATCCCCGGCGTCGTCCTGGGCTGGGTGAACGTCCAGCCGGGCACCGTGGGCGTCGCCATGCTTGTCACGACTGTCCTGACGAGCAAGGATATCTGGGAGAGGTGCGGTGCTGCGGTCGCGGCAAAGAGGGCTTCTTAGAAAGGCTGTAGAGGTGGTCAGCCGTACGGCTGATGATTGGTTCTTTTTACGCATGTTACACGATGGGTAGACTGGGACGGTGTGGCCGGGGCCCCCGCTCTATAGACTTAAAGAACATCTAGATGGATGGGCATGCATGGTACTGCGCCCTGCGCAATGCCAATTTCAAGCAATCGAATCTCCGGGTACAAACTCCGGATAGAGCACTCGTTCTTCTCTTGCGTCATGGCATTCATGCTCCCCATTTCCTCCGTTCCCACAAAGATGCGCCCGTCTAGCTCAGTGACCTTCATGGTCGTCTCATACCTTGTCATAGCGGGTGGGCCAGCACCTGGATCATATCTGAACTTGCGTACTGCATTTCCTTACTACGCCGTGACAGACATGGCGACATGCCTCTGCTCAGGGCTCTGAGGCAGCCGGATGCGGTACTTGTGCGAGCCAAGGTCCgtctcctcatcctcgtcccaCATGATCTGGATCTTGGCGCTCTTCAGAATGGCGAATTGCTGAGCAATCGCGATGGCACCTTCGAAGACGCTTTGTGCTCGTCAGTGACCGTCCTAGAATGCGGCGTCTGTTTAGGGACTTAGGGGAAACATACCCAATAAAAATACCAAGGACGGCAATGGGAACGTGGGAGTCCGATTCCCAGCACCTCGGATCAGTCGTAGCAACCACGCCAAGGGCGAaggtgacgatggcgaaAATGGTGTCGACGGCCGTATAGACCAGACCCTTGATCTTCCTCTGCttcccgccgtcgtccaccaACCAGCTCagcacgccgccgcgctcgtggccatcgtcatcgtcgtcgcggcccCGCCGCCTGAAGATGCACTCGACACacccgaggtcgacggcgaaaCACGTGCcatggccgcggcgacggcggttgCCCTGGGTCAacagggcgaggacgagccagacgagctgcgcgacggagaagaagatgaagagagCTGAGACACTGTAGAAGGGGTTATGCTTCGTGcactcgacggcgacgaggccgatggcgaaggcgatggccACGGCGCGCAGCACCCGAACGAAGTTGAAATTGAGCCGCGCAAACACCCGGGGCGAGCCGCTCCCTTCGCGGGAGGAGTCGGAGCAGGCGCGGGACGTGAGCGATGCCTGTGGGAATACGACGTTGGGGTTGAGCGGCCGGTTCTCGGTCGGGGAGTgggaggccgtcgccatggTCCGGAAGGTGCCCAGACACTTTGTCGAGGGGAGATCGTACGTGATATCGTAGCTCGGCTGGTTCGTGTTGTCCTGGAACGACAGGAATGGGTAGTGGATGGCGGTGTCTGACTTGAGCGAGTCGGAGGGCATCGAGAGTCATCCAACGGTGGGAGGTGGCGAAGGGGAAGTTGTTTTATACGAGAGCCGGGGCGCGCTCCATCTCATGGCATGACAACGGGCGGGAGAGAGGCGAGAATACGAGGGAGGGGTTGAAACAGTAGGCCGGATGAGGAGCTCCTGGGAGTCGGGGTTCGCGTGTTTCCAAAAGGAGAAAGATTACTACGTCCGTCCACTCGACTCGGATACGGATAGTAAACAACAGGTTCGACCCTCTCACCCTTGTCTCccaaggagagagagagagccacAGGCGCGCCCGGGCTCCGCCTTGCGGCATCGTCGAATCCTCGCTCGTCCACTGACGTTGTCCGGAATTCGGGTGCCTGGAGATCCACCTGAACACATGTTGGTGCACTTCAGAATCTCGCAAccaacctcccccccggCCTGATATGTGATTGGTCGGCGGTGGATGGTGCGGAGGCTGCGGCAGTGCTGGGCCCCTTGACATTTTGGCCGGGGTAGATAAGGGCTGCCGGGGTCCGATTGATTCGCAATGTGCGTAGTTTAATACTTTGGAGGTTGCATAGTTGAGTATAGTTGAGCGTCGTTGAGAATGGTAGTGATGGGCAATAAAGTCCCCTTTGATCGGTTGTGGTCCAGTATTCGAGTTGTGGTCCAGTATTCGAGTTGTGCTATCTGTTGTACTTGAGTGACGGCCAATTGAAAGCCGCCTGATATTGTTGAGAGATCCCCCGAGGATCTTAGAAATAGTTCTAGACGGAATCCAGATTCATTACTTCGGTCGTGTTCTCATGAGGCGTCTGTCGCTTCCAAGCTCCTCCTCTCAATGCAATATCGCTGATGACCGCGAATCATACAGTCTTTCTTTCGCAAGACTTGTTGTCTTTCCCTCCGCCAGCAGCTCCGTCTCGTCATAATCCAAACGGGCCACTCCCGGGCGACGGAATATGCGCTTCCAGGGTTTTAATGCTGTTGCCTGGCCAGGAAAGCTTCGGGTGTCTCGCCGCCAAGTCCTGATACGTATGGTTGATGGAAGCAAGCAAtgccctctctttctctgtgTCTCTCCCCTGACATAGGACACCTCGTCAGCCAGAACGCACTACCGGCGACCCGTTACCCGATAGCTTCCAGTCCCAATCGACACTTTCCACCCATCGTTGACAAGGGCGGCAATAACACCTTGTCGCAGTCGTGAGACACCTCCGGCACTATGGAGGCCCCGGCCCGTAACAATCGTGAAGCCCTCCTGAGCCTTCCTCGCCCTGTACTCTCCCAGGTTGTTCCACCAGTCCCAGACGCGCTCCCGCGCGATTcggacgccgtcggcaaccTCAACGCCGTGGAGGTCGATCTCGTTGGCTGAGCTGGTGCTCGCAACATGTATGTCGGCAGCAACACTCTTGGCCTTGGCAAAACTACGCGCCTCCTCACGTCCACGCTCAGCATAGTATCCTGCTGCCTGTCTGTAGAGATGTCCCTTCTTGTACACTTGCCCCGCGCTGCTGTACGAGTGGTTGCTGGCCTCGCGATATACGCTCGCCGTGTCCATTGCTTGCCGGTAAGAAAGAGGCGTGGTCGAAAGATGGCCAGAGAGAGCGGGCGTGCTGAACGTATGCCCAGTTGGCGACATGGCCGATGTCTTGGGCGAGGGCACTTTTTGCCAGCCTTCCGACGAACCCTCCAGCTCGGTGCTCGTCAGAGGCGCGAGTTTGTAGCTAATTTCCAGACGCTTTACCGGCAGCTTGCCGAAGTAGCGGTTCAACAAGACAGCAACCTCTTCGGTCCATTGATGGTCGCCACGCGTGACTTCGTCGAGAGGGGGAAGGTAGTGCTCGGGGATATGCCGGTATTGCTTCTTGAGCTCTTGAACACGTTGCTTCCGGTAatcgtcctcgccgctcCATACGCCAACACCTTGCTTGATGTACCGGTCCAGGAACTCGATGATGGTAAGCTCCATTGACCCTTTGTGTGCATCGAAGACGTCTGACACCTCTTCAAAAGGCAACTCAAGCTTTTCCACGATGAAAAGAATTCTTTCGATTCCTAGACATTGTCAGTCATGtgccatcatcaacctggCAGACTATACATACTCTCGTTGTCTACGTTCACAGGCGAGGCCTCCGGAGTGCTGCTGGAGCTCGACGACAAATCCGTGCGTAGATCCCTTCGTTTCTTCCCCTTgccctttctttttccagAAGGCTTCTGTGAGAGTTCGGCCTGGAAGAAACCATCAATGCCCTTGGGTCTCTCGCCGATGGACTCGAGGAATTGGATGTTCAGCAAGGTCTCCAGGGCTGTTTGGAAGTCACCCTGGGCTTTCTTGAGAGCAAAGCTAACGTCATGCATCTTCAGGTCGGAAAACATTTCTTGGAGCTGCAGAGCCTTCTCTTGGTCCGAGTCTCCGTCAAATGTCTTAATGCGTGGGACATCATAATCAGGTTCCGAGGGTGGCGGGCTCGTCAGCGCCGTTCTAAAAGAATCGGAATCTTTTGGTTGCAGCCCCTCGGTGGTGTTGGTAGAGCCGTCCCGTGCGTCGGCTGCTCCATCGATGGACCCGGAGGTATCAGGGACACCACTGGCATTGAAACCGCTTGCCTCTTCGACCAAGACATTCTGCGCGAGGGTCTGCAGCATGCCTCGGACTTCGCCAAGCTGACTTGCATCGTGGAGGTTCACCTCACTCGCGATTGCGATAACGACTGTTGGGTCCAAGAGCGGGAACTCGGCCTAGTAAATTGATGTTAGCATACGGCGCCTCTCAAGCCTCACCCAGGCGCGAACGTCGTTGTCGTAGTGAGCCATTTGGTATGGCTTCGCTCGTGATGTCATCGGCGCATGAGGCTGAGTAAGGAGATCGACAAAGACCTTGGCAAGTCT
This window contains:
- a CDS encoding Putative trimeric LpxA-like superfamily, dynactin subunit 6, whose product is MHQPGLCVVAAIDGRRNCPTKRQAHLPSHPVTNIEDGLRSTSSVPRCHLHQACNIHLVRIKSSGVEQPSIHVVTMSSSKRHSMLPAVSNTGPRPPVNFSSSLTVADSAILVGTHSITIQSESVLHPRSKLESTNGSILIGRRCIIHERTHIGAVGNDDASGGVLLGDYVVVEVGSVIQAGGTEIGTDTVVGVRSRIGGGAVIGKNCTISPLTVVKPGEKIPDYTVVYSNGQRRTDRRGVADLKHKAQARQIDVLRRLIPNKAEKWLS
- a CDS encoding Putative NADH:ubiquinone oxidoreductase, 51kDa subunit, NADH ubiquinone oxidoreductase, F subunit, translated to MATPRRLPAQAAQAARNFATVRTYGGLKDQDRIFQNLYGRLPPTLASAKKMGDWHKTKEIILKGHDWIISEVKASGLRGRGGAGFPSGLKWSFMNFKDWDKDDKPRYLVVNADEGEPGTCKDREIMRKDPHKLIEGCLVAGRAMNATAAYIYIRGEFVQEAAVLQNAINEAYKDGLIGKNACNSGYDFDVFIHRGAGAYVCGEETSLIESLEGKPGKPRLKPPFPAAVGLFGCPSTVANVETIAVAPTICRRGGNWFAGFGRERNQGTKLYCISGHVNNPVTVEEEMSIPLRELIDKHCGGVRGGWDNLLAVIPGGSSTPILPKSVCDNQLMDFDALKDSQSGLGTAAVIVMDKSTDVVRAISRLSHFYAHESCGQCTPCREGSKWTDQIMKRFEKGQGRPREIDMLQELTKQVEGHTICALGEAFAWPLQGLIRHFRPELEKRMEEYAAQNGGANALGGGWAPDARAQGKLVSPGQ
- a CDS encoding Putative peroxisomal biogenesis factor 11; protein product: MTSFGYDQFVAFGSDSAGLERILRGLQALTAIFSAYPSLVSLLLLAPGAPYSPLLEALGPLRGHLNLTRRFIRFFWFLNSFGASYNLYTSTPSSSSPAPPQSKNGGGVAVGLETWLDILRFTLLGLYGGLESLTLPDLLGVPRLEFFGAERTAALNVEAQRFWLLALACGVLANLTRMLKAFAYAPVPQHGHGYGTGEEVGKDGDKNAEEKKKDGEKQDGDGGEPLDWEAERARLRAIVVKRREERKRWRRHVAFQVKSLGRKVFSDSLDCLIPGVVLGWVNVQPGTVGVAMLVTTVLTSKDIWERCGAAVAAKRAS
- a CDS encoding Putative Smr domain-containing protein, coding for MATSKLDDLVAEFPLLDPTVVIAIASEVNLHDASQLGEVRGMLQTLAQNVLVEEASGFNASGVPDTSGSIDGAADARDGSTNTTEGLQPKDSDSFRTALTSPPPSEPDYDVPRIKTFDGDSDQEKALQLQEMFSDLKMHDVSFALKKAQGDFQTALETLLNIQFLESIGERPKGIDGFFQAELSQKPSGKRKGKGKKRRDLRTDLSSSSSSTPEASPVNVDNERIERILFIVEKLELPFEEVSDVFDAHKGSMELTIIEFLDRYIKQGVGVWSGEDDYRKQRVQELKKQYRHIPEHYLPPLDEVTRGDHQWTEEVAVLLNRYFGKLPVKRLEISYKLAPLTSTELEGSSEGWQKVPSPKTSAMSPTGHTFSTPALSGHLSTTPLSYRQAMDTASVYREASNHSYSSAGQVYKKGHLYRQAAGYYAERGREEARSFAKAKSVAADIHVASTSSANEIDLHGVEVADGVRIARERVWDWWNNLGEYRARKAQEGFTIVTGRGLHSAGGVSRLRQGVIAALVNDGWKVSIGTGSYRVTGRR